From Acidobacteriota bacterium, a single genomic window includes:
- a CDS encoding dimethylargininase — translation MSEKIAIIRRVSRALNQCELTFVDREAIDLGLAERQHAGYARALNEAGYKIVELAADDVLADSMFVEDCAIVLDEVAVITRPGTESRRPEVAAVEAALHGFRSTIERIAAPGTLEGGDVLRIGRRLFVGLSTRTNEAGFSQFARIVERFGYEAIPVRVGGSLHLKTAVTALDATTVVLNSDWIESFPFRGFKQISVPESEPFGANTLPIDRIVLVSARSPKTQELIESAGFATRAIEITELEKAEAGLTCLSLLFYRNEK, via the coding sequence ATGTCAGAAAAGATCGCCATCATCCGGAGGGTGAGCCGGGCACTGAATCAATGCGAACTGACGTTTGTCGATCGCGAGGCGATAGATCTCGGGCTCGCGGAACGTCAGCACGCGGGTTACGCGCGAGCGCTCAACGAGGCCGGATACAAGATCGTCGAACTTGCCGCCGATGACGTTCTCGCGGATTCGATGTTCGTCGAGGACTGCGCCATCGTCCTCGACGAGGTCGCGGTCATCACGCGACCCGGCACCGAATCAAGACGGCCGGAGGTCGCCGCGGTCGAAGCGGCGTTGCACGGATTCCGTTCCACGATCGAACGAATCGCAGCTCCCGGAACCCTCGAGGGCGGCGACGTTCTGCGTATCGGCCGGCGTCTTTTCGTCGGGCTCTCGACGCGGACGAACGAAGCGGGCTTCTCGCAGTTCGCGCGGATCGTCGAGCGCTTCGGCTACGAAGCGATCCCGGTGCGCGTCGGCGGAAGCCTGCATCTTAAGACCGCCGTGACGGCGCTGGACGCAACAACCGTCGTTCTCAATTCCGACTGGATCGAATCTTTCCCATTCCGCGGATTCAAGCAGATCAGCGTGCCGGAATCCGAGCCGTTCGGCGCCAACACATTGCCGATAGACCGAATCGTCCTCGTTTCGGCCAGATCGCCGAAGACTCAAGAGCTTATCGAGAGCGCGGGCTTTGCGACACGCGCCATCGAGATCACCGAACTTGAAAAGGCTGAGGCCGGTCTGACCTGTTTGAGCCTGCTCTTCTACAGAAACGAAAAATGA
- a CDS encoding protein kinase has protein sequence MSVATVRTTMLYCPKCRSTYEEGTQRFCSIDGGRLLPVMSKSDTGKSAGGVFTSILGKMPHKDAADSAPTAKTVINPNFEQPLKPEAPKDHAPISKIYETQRQIAAAPLAFDDDDSLLELDFEEPLDAPVRDSREAPLIAELKLEEAKPVNAFAEPKSNVAEPANTFAEPTIETPESVSESQIPLAESQETSNEVSEPTLELPEPTDVAPKTTAKLVNPFEIPSGTAEVGDRSLRPAGRMALSWDDPRALVGQTVKGRYVVTELIGDDEDSLEFLADDQIGDGRRVVVRVYMDDEAYAQHFAEERISLSHLNHPNIAAVFDSGELPEGFRFTVSEFIDGQALDAALRASGQFNTKRTARIIRQASYALSEAHENGILHRNLMPSNIMLTVSETGIEQVKLVNFELSNSFWNESDLVYKSPEEVVGEPPTFASEIFSLAVIAYEMLTTRLPFNALSERELVAAQEKGLAILPSTLRLDVSQLADRIIEKALSFGPSERYPKARDFGDAFFNALTAVAPWERPIAEETPEVVEEARSEEKPREFFVVPPINRPAVDEPPVNGDIHIEGNGQSVENDAEAENPPETKENGHAWVKRSPEPPQTSNWIWGALPIIGAALLLLGMWGVWKFLSNRQPVVPATDTEQTANVGPTQPIQTPVTPGILPQGDVDSPPPVRVLKPEPGLTRFVNRQENLKGDLAKNFLGFEIFYPAEMKRSESATNFLDIATTSGGIPVEQMLVTHYKSRGAMTLDRPNFKKLAEKSNEQLRGYFKESFAVLGEGETAIQNGRWKGYEVKFRGLLPDGKTRVFGRRLWIPLQSPGTQSGFVITLLATSLATQIKSVEDVGTRGDLALALENFEPEQSF, from the coding sequence ATGTCAGTCGCAACGGTAAGAACCACGATGCTCTACTGTCCCAAGTGCCGCAGCACATACGAAGAAGGAACCCAAAGGTTTTGTTCGATCGACGGCGGTCGTCTTCTGCCCGTAATGTCCAAGTCCGACACCGGAAAATCGGCGGGCGGCGTTTTTACGAGCATTCTCGGCAAGATGCCGCACAAAGACGCGGCGGATTCGGCGCCGACCGCGAAAACGGTCATCAATCCGAACTTCGAACAGCCGCTGAAACCCGAAGCTCCGAAGGACCACGCGCCGATCAGCAAGATCTATGAAACGCAGCGCCAGATCGCGGCGGCTCCGCTCGCGTTCGATGACGACGATTCGTTGCTCGAACTCGATTTCGAAGAACCGCTCGATGCCCCGGTTCGCGATTCCCGGGAAGCTCCGTTGATCGCCGAACTGAAACTCGAAGAGGCGAAACCGGTGAACGCGTTCGCCGAACCGAAGTCCAACGTCGCCGAACCGGCGAACACATTCGCCGAACCGACGATTGAAACGCCGGAATCGGTCTCCGAATCGCAAATTCCTTTGGCGGAATCACAAGAAACCTCGAACGAGGTGTCCGAACCGACGCTTGAATTGCCCGAACCGACGGACGTTGCACCGAAAACCACGGCGAAACTCGTCAATCCGTTCGAGATTCCGTCCGGCACCGCCGAGGTCGGAGATCGCTCGCTTCGGCCCGCGGGGCGAATGGCGCTCAGTTGGGACGATCCGCGAGCGCTTGTCGGACAAACCGTCAAAGGGCGCTATGTCGTTACGGAACTGATCGGGGATGACGAGGACTCCCTCGAGTTTCTCGCCGACGATCAGATCGGTGATGGCCGGCGCGTCGTCGTTCGCGTCTATATGGACGACGAAGCGTATGCGCAGCATTTCGCCGAAGAACGCATTTCGCTCTCGCATCTGAATCACCCGAACATCGCCGCCGTTTTCGATTCCGGCGAACTGCCCGAAGGATTCCGTTTCACCGTCAGCGAGTTCATCGACGGTCAAGCACTCGACGCCGCGCTTCGTGCGTCCGGTCAGTTCAATACCAAACGCACCGCGCGCATCATTAGGCAGGCATCGTATGCGCTCAGCGAAGCGCACGAGAACGGCATTCTGCACCGCAATCTGATGCCGTCGAACATAATGCTGACCGTCTCGGAGACCGGGATCGAGCAGGTCAAACTCGTAAACTTCGAACTGTCCAACAGTTTCTGGAACGAATCCGACCTCGTCTACAAATCACCGGAGGAAGTCGTCGGTGAGCCGCCGACATTCGCGTCGGAGATCTTTTCGCTCGCGGTCATCGCATACGAGATGCTGACGACCCGTTTGCCTTTCAACGCCTTGTCCGAGCGGGAACTCGTCGCCGCGCAGGAGAAAGGCCTCGCCATTCTGCCGTCAACTCTCCGCCTGGACGTTTCGCAGCTCGCCGACCGGATCATCGAGAAAGCGCTCAGCTTCGGACCATCCGAACGGTATCCGAAAGCGCGCGACTTCGGAGACGCGTTCTTCAACGCCTTGACGGCCGTTGCTCCGTGGGAGAGACCGATTGCCGAAGAAACGCCCGAAGTGGTCGAGGAAGCAAGATCCGAAGAAAAGCCGCGCGAGTTTTTCGTCGTTCCGCCGATCAATCGGCCGGCCGTTGACGAACCGCCGGTCAACGGCGACATTCATATCGAGGGCAACGGTCAATCGGTCGAAAATGACGCCGAAGCGGAGAACCCGCCTGAGACAAAAGAAAACGGCCATGCCTGGGTCAAGCGTTCCCCCGAACCGCCGCAGACGAGCAACTGGATCTGGGGCGCACTGCCGATCATCGGCGCCGCCCTTTTGCTCCTCGGGATGTGGGGCGTTTGGAAGTTCCTTTCGAATCGCCAACCGGTAGTTCCGGCGACCGACACCGAGCAGACAGCGAACGTCGGTCCGACCCAGCCGATTCAGACGCCGGTGACGCCTGGAATTCTCCCTCAGGGCGATGTCGATAGTCCGCCGCCGGTTCGCGTCTTGAAACCCGAGCCCGGTCTCACTCGATTCGTCAACCGTCAGGAAAATCTCAAAGGCGACCTGGCCAAAAACTTCCTCGGTTTTGAGATCTTCTATCCGGCGGAAATGAAGCGCTCCGAAAGCGCGACGAATTTCCTGGACATTGCAACCACGAGCGGCGGCATCCCCGTCGAACAAATGCTCGTGACCCATTACAAGAGCCGCGGCGCGATGACGCTTGACCGCCCGAATTTCAAGAAGCTCGCCGAAAAGTCGAACGAACAGCTTCGCGGATACTTCAAGGAGTCGTTCGCGGTTCTTGGCGAGGGCGAAACTGCGATTCAGAACGGACGCTGGAAGGGCTACGAAGTGAAGTTTCGGGGATTGCTGCCCGACGGCAAAACGCGCGTCTTTGGACGCCGTCTGTGGATTCCGCTTCAAAGTCCGGGTACGCAGAGCGGTTTCGTCATCACGCTGCTTGCGACCTCGCTCGCGACCCAGATCAAGTCGGTCGAAGATGTCGGCACGAGAGGCGATCTCGCCCTCGCGCTCGAGAATTTCGAGCCGGAACAGAGCTTTTGA
- a CDS encoding tetratricopeptide repeat protein has translation MQKIIGHGRWFLLITACVFFSPVFSFSQDLGSTSGIFKSPAAKKSTTSAKSKPAPAANKKATPKSTPKSTNRTVAKSTTKPRTVRPKTAPRTPVVAKVSQQPVNTPIPDESVVITVGVNNAELFEKAIEEGNAARDDRDYPRADAAYRRAVVLDPRDSRGVYGLGNIFADQQRWEEAENSYRSAIRVEPSNPGAYIALSFVLTQPIIGGDLFERYAEAEKTARKAIEIAPDNAFAYDQLGAALELRGNIADDTQNAYRRAIEIDPEFALAYAHLGRLYRRLGKITESAESYRRAIQYSTDVPTMILVADVMQSQQRYLESEQLLRRALVEDPKNPTALNLLGRALTTRNSFDEAQKILTKSVEVSPNSVVAYTLLSTLHQRRGRLDDAEKVLGEALRIVSNSERKRLAREYESLGDAFLKFSKSGDAARLYRQAMALDPTRTILTEKIAKSK, from the coding sequence ATGCAGAAAATTATCGGCCACGGTAGATGGTTTCTTTTAATAACGGCGTGCGTGTTTTTCTCGCCGGTTTTTTCTTTTTCGCAGGATCTCGGCAGCACTTCAGGCATCTTCAAGTCGCCGGCGGCCAAGAAATCGACGACGTCGGCGAAGTCCAAGCCGGCGCCTGCGGCAAACAAGAAAGCGACCCCGAAATCAACGCCCAAATCGACTAACCGGACGGTCGCCAAATCAACGACCAAGCCGAGGACCGTTCGACCGAAAACGGCGCCGAGGACCCCGGTCGTCGCGAAGGTCAGTCAACAGCCGGTCAATACGCCGATTCCGGACGAAAGCGTCGTCATCACCGTTGGCGTCAACAACGCGGAACTATTCGAAAAAGCGATCGAGGAAGGCAATGCCGCTCGCGACGACCGCGATTACCCGCGGGCCGATGCCGCGTATCGCCGGGCGGTCGTGCTTGATCCGCGGGATTCGCGGGGAGTTTACGGTCTCGGGAATATTTTTGCCGATCAGCAACGCTGGGAGGAGGCCGAAAACTCTTACCGCAGCGCGATTCGCGTCGAGCCCTCGAATCCCGGAGCGTACATCGCCTTGAGTTTCGTCTTGACCCAGCCGATCATCGGTGGCGACCTTTTCGAACGTTATGCAGAAGCCGAAAAAACGGCGCGCAAAGCGATCGAGATCGCCCCCGACAACGCGTTCGCCTATGACCAACTCGGCGCGGCGCTCGAACTTCGGGGAAACATCGCCGACGATACGCAAAACGCATACCGGCGCGCGATCGAGATCGATCCCGAATTCGCGCTCGCTTACGCGCATCTCGGGCGGCTTTACCGGCGGCTCGGCAAGATAACCGAATCGGCCGAGAGTTATCGCCGCGCGATCCAGTATTCGACCGATGTGCCGACGATGATCCTTGTCGCCGACGTGATGCAGTCGCAGCAGCGTTATCTTGAATCGGAACAGCTTTTGCGTCGCGCGCTCGTCGAAGACCCGAAAAACCCGACGGCGCTCAATCTCCTCGGCCGGGCGCTGACTACCCGCAACAGTTTCGATGAAGCGCAGAAGATACTGACCAAGAGCGTCGAGGTCAGCCCGAACAGCGTCGTCGCGTACACGTTGCTCAGTACGCTGCACCAACGCCGCGGACGTCTCGATGACGCCGAAAAAGTGCTCGGCGAAGCGCTTCGAATCGTCTCGAACAGCGAGCGCAAGCGTCTCGCGCGCGAGTATGAATCGCTTGGCGACGCGTTTCTTAAGTTCAGCAAATCCGGCGACGCCGCAAGGCTTTACCGTCAAGCAATGGCGCTCGATCCGACGCGCACGATCCTGACCGAAAAGATCGCGAAATCGAAGTAG
- a CDS encoding SUMF1/EgtB/PvdO family nonheme iron enzyme: protein MKECQKCKRCFPDEVTTCPDDGMQTMQTLSGVPVLEEKYHLERRLGQGGMGVVYKARHAYLKTQHAIKVILPDLVGNDPQLVTRFRQEALAAAAIRHQNVVGVSDYGVAFGTMPFLVMEYVEGESLHDLLAREGRLPPQRALELMTAICAGVGAAHHQGIVHRDLKPLNVMICTGKKSMSEAVKILDFGLAKIKSGELLGSFIQAQTTGLMGSPYYMAPEQWADEEPDVRADIYSLGVMLFQMLTGDVPFKGSSIPAIMKKHLSDLPPTFAQLGVQVSPQIEQAVRHSVEKNRQNRTQSVEQLVDELRNAVNASAGAQPTVGYSTGTALPVAMIKIHSDPPKSRVFIDNIAVGLTHDDGWLLLEGIQSGNHRIRVSHDGFRDWETDVVCDGQPQQVVARLMDDSGGIPRPTEGAATMVMSGSISNSGLSQTNQQSQFPVNQQSQFPMQNTAAAQNWQTGQQSYPNAVPTRGKSSLIVGIIGIAAVLVLTSVGLFAAWKMGMFGSGTTGSNNGISNSGNSNTQNLPPVKTEMVKISGGKFTMGRKDGDPLEKPEFEVEVKDFEMDKTEVTNAEYFAFVQATGYNPVPSNWENSKPLTAEMNFPVRYINLDDVKAFAEWRSKSDGKTYRLPTETEWEYAARNGGDNVLYPWGDTWYEDKAQVRRDLTFAAVGSKPEGANKWGVLDLVGNVWEWTSSPARAYKGSDLAQQVEERVGRTHSVVRGAFDLKKDPSSSTSTYRVFKDSKDRDKAIGFRLVRSD, encoded by the coding sequence ATGAAAGAGTGCCAGAAATGTAAGCGATGCTTCCCGGATGAAGTGACGACCTGCCCCGATGACGGTATGCAAACGATGCAGACGCTCAGCGGCGTGCCGGTGCTTGAAGAAAAATATCATCTCGAACGGCGGCTCGGACAAGGCGGAATGGGCGTTGTTTATAAGGCGCGCCACGCATATCTGAAAACGCAGCATGCGATCAAGGTCATCCTTCCCGATCTTGTCGGCAACGATCCGCAACTGGTCACGCGTTTTCGGCAGGAAGCGCTTGCCGCCGCCGCGATCAGACATCAAAACGTGGTCGGCGTGTCCGATTACGGCGTCGCTTTCGGAACGATGCCGTTTCTCGTGATGGAGTATGTCGAGGGCGAATCGCTTCACGATCTGCTCGCGCGCGAGGGCCGGCTTCCGCCTCAACGCGCGCTTGAGCTAATGACCGCGATCTGCGCGGGAGTCGGCGCAGCGCACCATCAGGGGATCGTCCACCGCGACCTTAAGCCGCTCAACGTGATGATCTGCACCGGCAAAAAATCAATGTCGGAAGCCGTGAAGATCCTAGATTTCGGACTCGCCAAGATCAAATCCGGAGAATTGCTCGGCTCGTTCATTCAGGCCCAGACGACCGGATTGATGGGCTCTCCTTATTATATGGCGCCGGAGCAGTGGGCCGACGAAGAGCCCGACGTCCGTGCCGACATTTACAGTCTCGGCGTGATGCTCTTTCAAATGCTGACCGGCGATGTGCCGTTCAAGGGGTCGTCTATCCCGGCGATAATGAAGAAGCATCTCAGCGATCTGCCGCCGACATTCGCGCAACTCGGCGTTCAGGTTTCGCCTCAAATCGAACAGGCGGTCCGGCATTCGGTCGAAAAAAACCGCCAGAACCGCACGCAATCCGTCGAACAGCTCGTCGACGAACTTCGCAACGCGGTGAACGCATCCGCCGGCGCACAACCGACGGTCGGTTACTCGACCGGAACGGCCTTGCCGGTGGCGATGATCAAGATCCACTCGGATCCGCCGAAGTCGCGTGTTTTCATCGACAACATCGCCGTCGGGCTGACGCACGACGACGGATGGCTGCTTCTCGAGGGAATTCAAAGCGGAAATCACCGTATTCGAGTCAGTCACGACGGTTTCCGCGATTGGGAGACGGATGTCGTGTGCGACGGCCAACCGCAGCAGGTCGTCGCGCGTTTGATGGACGACAGCGGGGGCATTCCGCGCCCGACGGAGGGCGCGGCGACGATGGTGATGTCCGGAAGCATTTCGAATTCCGGGCTTTCTCAAACCAACCAACAATCCCAGTTTCCGGTCAACCAACAGTCGCAGTTTCCGATGCAGAACACCGCGGCCGCCCAGAATTGGCAGACCGGCCAGCAAAGCTATCCAAACGCGGTCCCAACCCGGGGCAAATCGTCGCTGATCGTTGGAATAATTGGAATCGCAGCCGTATTGGTACTTACTTCCGTTGGATTGTTCGCCGCTTGGAAAATGGGGATGTTCGGTTCCGGTACGACCGGAAGCAACAATGGTATCTCGAATTCAGGCAACTCGAACACTCAGAATCTTCCGCCGGTGAAGACCGAAATGGTCAAGATCTCCGGAGGAAAGTTCACGATGGGACGCAAAGACGGCGACCCGCTTGAAAAACCCGAATTCGAAGTCGAAGTGAAGGACTTTGAGATGGATAAGACGGAAGTCACGAACGCGGAGTATTTCGCTTTCGTCCAGGCGACCGGCTACAATCCCGTTCCGAGCAATTGGGAGAACTCAAAGCCCCTGACCGCGGAAATGAATTTTCCGGTTCGCTACATCAATCTCGACGACGTCAAGGCATTTGCGGAATGGCGTTCGAAGAGCGATGGGAAGACATATCGGCTTCCGACCGAAACCGAATGGGAATACGCCGCACGCAACGGTGGAGACAACGTTCTTTATCCGTGGGGCGATACCTGGTACGAAGACAAGGCGCAGGTGAGACGCGACCTGACATTCGCCGCGGTTGGCTCGAAGCCGGAGGGCGCGAACAAATGGGGCGTACTTGATCTTGTCGGAAACGTCTGGGAATGGACCTCGAGTCCGGCACGAGCGTACAAAGGCTCGGACTTGGCGCAGCAGGTCGAAGAACGGGTCGGCAGAACGCATTCGGTGGTGCGCGGCGCGTTCGATCTCAAGAAAGATCCTTCGAGCTCGACATCGACGTACAGGGTTTTCAAGGACTCGAAGGACCGCGACAAAGCGATTGGTTTCCGTCTGGTGCGCTCCGACTGA
- a CDS encoding S9 family peptidase — protein sequence MRKACCLGLVLVLLTASTFAQMKLNYPATKKVDQVDEYFGVKVSDPYRWLEDDNSEETKAWVEAQNKVTFDYLNGIPQRESIRKRLTELWNYEKYGAPFKRGSKYFYTKNDGLQNQSVLYIADSINDPGRVFLDPNKLSADGTAALAGTSFTQDGKLMAYGVAYSGSDRSEWRVRDVATGEDLKDFLKPNRQGGISWLKDNSGFFYSRFPDAEKGKELKGQNFNQKLYFHKLGTSQDEDYVVYERPDNKEYFVGGGVTEDGNWLVLNVGKGTGPQNMVYVKNLSMEKAPIIPIVDKLENDYSYVGNDGSVFYFRTDKGAPRARLVARDVLKEAADWAEIVPQTAETLQNVDFLNNQFVLNYLKDAYTQIRIVDIKGKFVREVKLPGIGSAGGFGGDRFDTETFYTYSSYNAPPTIYRYEMKTGKSTLYRQAKVLFNPADYVVKQVKYKSKDGTIVPMFIVHKKGIKLDGNNPTLLYGYGGFNISQTPGFSVSRVVWMEMGGVYAVANIRGGAEYGEAWHEAGTKLKKQNVFDDFIAAGEWLIANKYTSKKKLAVQGGSNGGLLVGAVVNQRPDLFGAALPAVGVMDMLRFTKFTIGWAWTSDYGSPDKEDEFKALYAYSPYHNIKPGTKYPAIMVTTADHDDRVFPAHSFKYAAALQAAQAGDAPTLIRIETKAGHGAGKPTAKVIEEAADIYGFLMKNLGM from the coding sequence ATGAGAAAGGCGTGCTGTTTGGGGTTGGTCCTGGTGTTGTTGACCGCAAGTACTTTTGCGCAGATGAAGCTGAATTATCCGGCGACCAAGAAGGTCGATCAGGTCGATGAGTATTTCGGCGTCAAGGTGTCCGATCCGTATCGATGGCTTGAGGATGACAACTCCGAAGAAACAAAGGCTTGGGTCGAGGCCCAGAACAAGGTGACGTTCGACTATCTGAACGGTATCCCGCAACGCGAATCGATCAGGAAACGGCTGACCGAGCTCTGGAACTACGAAAAATACGGCGCGCCGTTCAAGCGCGGCAGCAAGTATTTTTACACCAAGAACGATGGATTGCAGAACCAGTCCGTGCTTTACATCGCCGATTCCATCAACGATCCGGGACGAGTTTTCCTCGATCCGAACAAGCTTTCGGCCGACGGCACGGCGGCGCTCGCCGGTACCTCGTTCACGCAGGACGGGAAATTGATGGCGTATGGCGTCGCGTATTCCGGATCCGACCGCTCAGAATGGCGCGTCCGGGACGTTGCGACCGGCGAGGATCTGAAGGATTTCCTGAAGCCGAACCGCCAGGGCGGCATTTCCTGGCTCAAGGACAACTCCGGGTTTTTCTACAGCCGATTTCCGGACGCCGAAAAGGGAAAGGAACTCAAAGGCCAGAACTTCAATCAAAAGCTCTATTTTCACAAACTCGGAACGTCGCAGGACGAAGACTACGTTGTCTATGAACGCCCGGACAACAAAGAGTATTTCGTCGGCGGCGGCGTCACCGAAGACGGCAACTGGCTGGTCCTGAACGTCGGCAAAGGCACGGGGCCGCAGAATATGGTCTACGTCAAAAACCTTTCGATGGAAAAGGCGCCGATCATTCCGATTGTCGATAAACTAGAGAATGATTACAGTTACGTCGGCAATGACGGCAGTGTGTTCTACTTCCGCACGGATAAGGGCGCGCCGCGCGCACGGCTCGTCGCGCGCGACGTTCTCAAGGAAGCTGCCGACTGGGCCGAGATCGTTCCGCAAACGGCGGAAACGCTGCAGAATGTTGATTTTCTCAACAACCAGTTTGTGCTGAATTATCTCAAGGACGCATATACGCAGATCCGGATCGTCGATATCAAGGGCAAATTCGTCCGCGAGGTCAAGCTTCCGGGCATCGGCTCGGCCGGCGGATTCGGCGGCGACCGCTTCGACACCGAGACGTTTTACACTTATTCAAGCTACAATGCGCCGCCGACGATCTATCGATACGAAATGAAAACCGGCAAGAGCACGCTCTACCGACAAGCGAAAGTGCTCTTCAATCCGGCCGATTACGTCGTCAAACAGGTCAAGTACAAGAGCAAGGACGGGACGATCGTTCCGATGTTCATCGTGCACAAAAAGGGCATCAAACTCGACGGCAACAATCCGACGCTGCTCTATGGCTACGGCGGGTTCAACATTTCGCAGACGCCCGGATTTTCGGTTTCGCGCGTCGTCTGGATGGAAATGGGCGGGGTCTACGCGGTCGCGAATATCCGCGGCGGTGCCGAATATGGCGAAGCCTGGCATGAGGCCGGCACGAAACTGAAGAAACAGAACGTCTTCGACGATTTCATCGCCGCCGGCGAATGGCTCATCGCGAACAAATACACGAGCAAAAAGAAACTCGCGGTGCAGGGCGGTTCGAATGGTGGTCTGCTCGTCGGAGCGGTAGTCAACCAGCGGCCCGATCTTTTCGGCGCCGCGCTGCCCGCGGTCGGCGTGATGGATATGCTGCGGTTCACGAAGTTCACGATCGGTTGGGCTTGGACCTCGGACTATGGCTCGCCCGACAAAGAAGACGAGTTCAAGGCTCTGTACGCTTATTCTCCGTACCACAACATCAAACCCGGCACGAAGTATCCGGCGATTATGGTGACGACGGCCGATCACGACGACCGCGTTTTCCCGGCGCACAGCTTCAAATACGCCGCGGCGCTCCAGGCGGCGCAGGCCGGCGACGCCCCGACGCTGATCCGGATCGAGACCAAGGCGGGCCACGGGGCCGGCAAACCGACCGCGAAGGTTATCGAAGAAGCGGCGGACATTTACGGATTCCTGATGAAGAACCTCGGGATGTAG